A part of Roseitalea porphyridii genomic DNA contains:
- a CDS encoding DUF1036 domain-containing protein translates to MSSSVRALCAHGLALAVLTGGAMVAASAPARADFRVCNSTQELVGVAIGYRARAGWITEGWWHVEPARCKTLIEGALASRYYYLYAEDALRGGRWDGPIEMCVAEREFKITGVNDCFARGFQRAGFREYDTGNQQSWMVQLVDNDGGAPEEPPETSNVTEGTGQ, encoded by the coding sequence ATGTCGTCTAGCGTTCGGGCGCTGTGCGCCCATGGCCTGGCCCTGGCGGTCCTCACCGGCGGCGCGATGGTCGCCGCGAGCGCGCCGGCCCGCGCCGATTTCCGCGTGTGCAATTCCACCCAGGAACTGGTCGGCGTGGCGATCGGCTACCGCGCCCGCGCCGGCTGGATCACCGAGGGCTGGTGGCATGTCGAGCCGGCCCGCTGCAAGACGCTGATCGAGGGCGCGCTGGCGTCGCGCTACTATTACCTTTACGCCGAGGACGCGCTGCGCGGCGGCCGCTGGGATGGGCCGATCGAGATGTGCGTGGCCGAGCGCGAGTTCAAGATCACCGGCGTCAACGACTGTTTCGCCCGCGGATTCCAGCGCGCGGGCTTCCGCGAATACGACACCGGCAATCAGCAAAGCTGGATGGTGCAACTGGTTGACAATGACGGCGGTGCGCCGGAAGAACCCCCGGAGACATCAAATGTCACCGAGGGGACCGGACAGTGA
- a CDS encoding DUF1244 domain-containing protein: MSAIDPDTRTELEAAAFRTLVAHLRERSDVQNIDLMNMAGFCRNCLSNWYQDAAAEKGIALSKAEARQIIYGMPYEEWKAKHQTEATEAQKQAFAQRAARHG; this comes from the coding sequence ATGTCCGCCATCGATCCCGACACCCGAACCGAACTCGAAGCCGCCGCCTTCCGTACGCTCGTCGCACATTTGCGCGAACGCAGCGACGTCCAGAACATCGACCTGATGAATATGGCGGGTTTTTGCCGCAACTGCCTTTCGAACTGGTATCAGGACGCCGCCGCCGAAAAGGGCATCGCGTTGTCGAAGGCCGAAGCCCGCCAGATCATCTACGGCATGCCCTATGAGGAGTGGAAGGCAAAGCACCAGACCGAGGCGACAGAGGCGCAGAAGCAGGCCTTCGCGCAACGCGCCGCCCGGCACGGCTGA
- a CDS encoding thiamine phosphate synthase yields MANDQDRVENRCRLVLVTPAEADPDRLAAQLEAAGRGGDVASVIIPDHGLDEDVYQRLLERLVPAGQGIGAAVVAAGEPRLAARAGADGIHVRGNASAVARAVADYQERWIIGAEAGKARHNALDVGEARPDYVLFGRLAGDTHPEAHRGACENAAWWAELVEVPAVLMGGHDLDHLDAAAATGVDFVALSRAVLGPDVDAEAAVRRANEILSRHVFAEAA; encoded by the coding sequence ATGGCAAACGACCAGGACAGGGTGGAAAACCGCTGCAGGCTGGTGCTCGTCACGCCGGCCGAAGCCGACCCGGACCGGCTCGCCGCGCAACTTGAGGCGGCCGGGCGCGGCGGCGACGTGGCGAGTGTGATCATACCCGACCATGGCCTTGATGAAGATGTCTACCAGCGCCTGCTCGAACGGCTCGTGCCGGCGGGGCAGGGGATCGGCGCGGCGGTGGTCGCGGCCGGCGAGCCGCGCCTTGCCGCGCGCGCCGGCGCGGACGGCATCCATGTGCGCGGCAATGCGTCGGCGGTCGCGCGGGCTGTCGCGGACTACCAGGAGCGCTGGATTATCGGCGCGGAAGCGGGCAAGGCACGCCACAACGCGCTCGATGTCGGCGAGGCGCGCCCCGATTACGTGCTGTTCGGCCGGCTTGCCGGCGACACCCATCCCGAGGCGCATCGGGGCGCTTGCGAGAACGCGGCCTGGTGGGCCGAACTGGTCGAGGTGCCGGCGGTCCTGATGGGTGGTCACGATCTCGACCATCTGGACGCGGCGGCGGCGACGGGCGTCGATTTCGTCGCCCTGTCGCGCGCCGTGCTCGGTCCGGACGTCGATGCCGAGGCCGCCGTGCGCAGGGCGAACGAGATCCTGTCCCGGCATGTGTTCGCGGAGGCGGCGTGA
- a CDS encoding tetratricopeptide repeat protein, with the protein MALTLLLAAGMPHGARAQDATQRFVTEDGEAPTDGRLRPVLPAPSRFGAPEADSAYGAFQRGLFLTARNLALPRAEDGDAAAQTLLGEIYSRGLGVATDFDEALKWYRKAAEQDVPEAQLQVALALLRDDPDSVEGRELMEAAADAGHGKAMFNHAQILLTDRPGTSGQRDAFDYFRGAAEAGIADAQFAVAQYYQQGTPPVFYDDTEARKWLQRAARQGFDSAQYELALYYLEGVGGERDFDQGFLWMARAAHAGNVGAQAELAKLLWSGIGIEPDDTQAAAWYVVARRAGLRDPVLEDFWLGLSAETQQEAISRANGLQRR; encoded by the coding sequence TTGGCGCTGACGCTGCTGCTCGCGGCCGGCATGCCGCATGGCGCCAGGGCGCAGGACGCAACGCAGCGATTCGTCACCGAGGACGGGGAGGCGCCGACCGACGGCCGCTTGCGGCCCGTGCTGCCGGCGCCGTCCCGGTTCGGCGCCCCGGAGGCCGACAGCGCCTATGGCGCGTTCCAGCGGGGGCTGTTCCTGACCGCGCGCAATCTCGCCCTGCCGCGCGCCGAGGATGGCGATGCGGCGGCGCAGACCCTTCTTGGCGAGATCTATTCGCGCGGGCTGGGGGTTGCGACCGATTTCGACGAAGCGCTGAAATGGTATCGCAAGGCCGCCGAGCAGGACGTGCCGGAGGCGCAGTTGCAGGTGGCGCTGGCGCTGCTGCGCGACGATCCGGATTCCGTCGAGGGCCGTGAACTGATGGAAGCGGCGGCCGATGCAGGCCATGGCAAGGCGATGTTCAACCATGCCCAGATCCTGCTTACGGACCGCCCCGGCACGAGCGGCCAGCGCGACGCGTTCGACTATTTCCGCGGCGCGGCCGAAGCCGGCATCGCCGATGCGCAGTTCGCCGTCGCGCAATACTACCAGCAGGGCACGCCGCCGGTCTTCTATGATGATACCGAGGCGCGCAAATGGCTTCAAAGGGCCGCGCGGCAGGGCTTCGACAGCGCCCAATACGAGCTGGCGCTCTACTATCTGGAAGGGGTCGGCGGCGAGCGCGACTTCGATCAGGGCTTCTTGTGGATGGCGCGCGCCGCCCATGCGGGCAATGTCGGCGCGCAGGCCGAACTCGCCAAGCTGCTGTGGAGCGGCATCGGCATCGAACCGGACGACACGCAGGCGGCGGCCTGGTACGTGGTCGCCCGCCGCGCCGGTCTGCGCGACCCGGTTCTGGAGGATTTCTGGCTCGGCCTTTCGGCTGAAACGCAGCAGGAAGCGATCAGCCGCGCCAATGGTCTGCAGCGCCGCTGA
- the efp gene encoding elongation factor P: MKINGNEIKPGNVIEHNGGLWVAVKTNAVKPGKGGAFNQVELKNLIDGTKLNERFRASETVEKVRLEQKEYQYLYAQEDALVFMDMETYEQLELQADFVGDRKAFLQDGMTVTVELHEERPIGVSLPDQVTLEIAEADPVVKGQTATSSYKPAVLENGVRVMVPPFITAGEKIIVATDDISYVRRAD; this comes from the coding sequence ATGAAGATCAACGGCAACGAGATCAAGCCGGGCAACGTGATCGAGCACAATGGCGGGCTGTGGGTGGCGGTGAAGACCAACGCCGTCAAGCCCGGCAAGGGCGGCGCGTTCAACCAGGTCGAGTTGAAGAACCTGATCGACGGCACCAAGCTGAACGAGCGTTTCCGCGCCAGCGAGACGGTCGAGAAGGTGCGGCTCGAGCAGAAGGAATACCAGTATCTTTATGCACAGGAAGACGCGCTCGTCTTCATGGACATGGAGACCTACGAGCAGCTCGAACTGCAGGCCGATTTCGTCGGCGACCGCAAGGCCTTCCTGCAGGACGGCATGACGGTGACGGTCGAACTGCACGAGGAACGGCCGATCGGCGTGTCGCTGCCCGATCAGGTCACGCTCGAGATCGCCGAGGCCGACCCGGTGGTCAAGGGGCAGACGGCGACCTCGTCCTACAAGCCGGCGGTGCTGGAGAACGGCGTGCGCGTGATGGTGCCGCCATTCATCACGGCCGGCGAGAAGATCATCGTGGCGACCGACGACATCTCCTACGTGCGCCGCGCGGACTGA
- the ykgO gene encoding type B 50S ribosomal protein L36, which produces MKIKNSLKSLKTRDRNNRIVRRKGRVYVINKQNPRYKARQG; this is translated from the coding sequence ATGAAAATCAAGAACTCGCTCAAATCGCTGAAGACCCGCGACCGCAACAACCGCATCGTGCGCCGCAAGGGCCGGGTCTACGTGATCAACAAGCAGAACCCGCGCTACAAGGCCCGCCAGGGCTGA
- a CDS encoding YdcH family protein, which produces MSIDGHLDALKRKHGALDSEINDMLARPAPDESELNRLKREKLRLKDEIEKIMAQTRH; this is translated from the coding sequence ATGTCAATTGATGGTCATCTCGACGCCCTGAAGCGCAAGCATGGCGCGTTGGATAGTGAAATCAACGACATGCTGGCGCGACCGGCGCCCGACGAGTCCGAACTCAACCGCCTGAAGCGGGAGAAGCTTCGCCTGAAGGACGAGATCGAGAAGATCATGGCGCAGACGCGCCACTGA
- the purE gene encoding 5-(carboxyamino)imidazole ribonucleotide mutase, translated as MSSTPVAIIMGSQSDWPTMRRATDMLDALEVGYRARIVSAHRTPHRLVEFATGARDEGFKVIIAGAGGAAHLPGMTAAFTSLPVLGVPVQSRALSGQDSLLSIVQMPAGVPVGTLAIGEAGAANAGLLAASILANGDDALRERLDAWRAAQAEKVALEPAIDG; from the coding sequence ATGAGCTCCACCCCCGTCGCCATCATCATGGGCAGCCAGTCCGACTGGCCGACCATGCGCCGCGCCACCGACATGCTCGATGCGCTCGAGGTCGGCTATCGGGCCCGGATCGTCTCCGCGCACCGCACGCCGCACCGGCTGGTCGAGTTCGCCACCGGCGCACGCGATGAAGGCTTCAAGGTCATCATCGCCGGCGCCGGCGGCGCCGCCCACCTGCCCGGCATGACCGCCGCCTTCACCTCCCTGCCGGTGCTCGGCGTTCCGGTCCAGAGCCGCGCCCTGTCGGGCCAGGATTCGCTTTTGTCGATCGTGCAGATGCCGGCCGGCGTGCCCGTCGGGACGCTCGCGATCGGCGAGGCGGGCGCCGCCAACGCCGGGCTTCTTGCCGCCTCCATCCTCGCCAACGGGGACGACGCCTTGCGCGAGCGGCTCGATGCATGGCGCGCCGCGCAGGCCGAAAAGGTCGCGCTCGAACCGGCGATCGACGGCTGA
- a CDS encoding inositol monophosphatase family protein — MPRSALMNVMVQAAMKAGRGLARDFGEVQNLQVSVKGPGDFVSQADRRAEKTIFDELSRARPGYGFLMEEGGTVEGTDGQHRWIVDPLDGTTNFLHGIPHFAVSIALERQGQLVAGLIFNPATDELYTAERGGGAYLNDRRLRVANRGRLSDCVVACGVPHLGRGNHGQFLVELRHVMGEVVGVRREGSAALDLAYVAAGRLDGYWERYLSPWDMAAGIVLVREAGGFVTDLNDGDDMFGRGEVIAGNERMRQALAEAVRRPLKTATH; from the coding sequence ATGCCGCGCTCGGCACTGATGAACGTGATGGTCCAGGCGGCCATGAAGGCCGGCCGCGGGCTGGCGCGCGATTTCGGCGAGGTGCAGAACCTGCAGGTCTCGGTGAAGGGGCCGGGCGACTTCGTCAGCCAGGCCGACCGGCGCGCCGAGAAGACGATCTTCGACGAACTCAGCCGCGCAAGGCCGGGCTATGGCTTCCTGATGGAGGAGGGCGGCACGGTCGAGGGAACGGACGGCCAGCACCGGTGGATCGTCGACCCGCTCGACGGGACGACCAACTTCCTGCACGGCATCCCGCATTTCGCCGTTTCAATCGCGCTCGAGCGGCAGGGCCAGCTCGTCGCCGGACTGATCTTCAACCCGGCGACCGACGAACTCTACACGGCCGAGCGCGGCGGCGGCGCCTATCTGAACGACCGGCGCCTGCGGGTCGCCAATCGCGGTCGCCTGTCGGACTGCGTGGTCGCCTGCGGGGTGCCGCATCTTGGCCGAGGCAACCATGGCCAGTTCCTGGTCGAGCTGCGCCACGTGATGGGTGAGGTCGTCGGCGTCCGGCGCGAGGGCTCGGCGGCGCTCGATCTGGCCTATGTCGCGGCGGGGCGGCTCGACGGCTACTGGGAGCGCTATCTTTCGCCGTGGGACATGGCGGCGGGCATCGTGCTGGTGCGCGAGGCGGGCGGCTTCGTGACCGACCTGAACGACGGCGACGACATGTTCGGCCGGGGCGAGGTGATCGCCGGCAACGAGCGGATGCGGCAGGCGCTCGCCGAGGCCGTGCGGCGGCCGCTGAAGACGGCGACGCATTAA
- a CDS encoding 5-(carboxyamino)imidazole ribonucleotide synthase, whose amino-acid sequence MLARGATIGLLGGGQLGRMLAEAAARLGFHVIVLDPNADCPAARFCDRHIVAGYDDSAALDELAERCDVATFEFENIDLGALEYLSGRIPVHPDAWALRVTQDRLTEKTFLRETGIDTAPFRAVDGARQLEMALADIDGGGAILKTRRFGYDGKGQIRFGHGADDPAPEEAMARIGGAPSILEGFVDFACEISVVVTRGRDGTVHEFEPARNDHEGGILARSTVPCGLDSIIMADAMEKTRALATRLRYVGTLALEFFVMDDGTLIANEIAPRVHNSGHWTEAACSVSQFEQHIRAIAGWPLAESYRHSDCVMTNLIGDAIDDLPQWARDGAVRVNDYGKAETRAGRKMGHVVRLVPR is encoded by the coding sequence ATGCTGGCACGCGGGGCGACGATCGGCCTTCTGGGCGGCGGGCAGCTCGGCCGCATGCTCGCCGAGGCGGCCGCGCGCCTTGGCTTTCACGTGATCGTGCTCGATCCCAACGCGGACTGCCCGGCCGCACGCTTCTGCGACCGGCACATCGTCGCCGGCTACGACGACAGCGCCGCGCTCGACGAACTGGCCGAGCGCTGCGACGTCGCCACCTTCGAGTTCGAGAACATCGATCTGGGCGCGCTCGAATATCTGTCCGGCCGCATTCCGGTCCATCCGGACGCCTGGGCGCTGCGCGTCACCCAGGACAGGCTGACGGAAAAGACCTTCCTGCGCGAGACCGGCATCGACACCGCACCCTTCCGCGCCGTGGACGGCGCCCGGCAGCTCGAGATGGCGCTCGCCGACATCGACGGCGGCGGCGCGATCCTGAAGACCCGCCGCTTCGGCTATGATGGCAAGGGACAGATCCGCTTCGGCCACGGGGCCGACGATCCCGCCCCCGAAGAGGCGATGGCGCGAATCGGCGGCGCGCCCTCGATCCTCGAGGGTTTCGTCGATTTCGCCTGCGAGATCTCGGTCGTCGTCACGCGCGGCCGCGACGGCACGGTGCATGAGTTCGAGCCGGCCCGTAACGACCATGAGGGCGGCATTCTCGCCCGCTCCACCGTGCCCTGCGGGCTCGATTCGATCATCATGGCCGACGCCATGGAAAAGACCCGCGCGCTGGCGACGCGGCTGCGCTATGTCGGCACGCTTGCGCTCGAATTCTTCGTCATGGACGACGGCACGCTGATCGCCAACGAGATCGCCCCGCGCGTGCACAATTCCGGCCACTGGACCGAGGCGGCCTGCTCGGTCAGCCAGTTCGAGCAGCACATCCGCGCCATTGCCGGCTGGCCGCTCGCCGAAAGCTACCGGCACAGCGACTGCGTGATGACCAACCTGATCGGCGATGCGATCGACGACCTGCCGCAATGGGCCCGCGACGGCGCCGTCCGCGTCAACGATTACGGCAAGGCCGAAACGCGGGCCGGCCGCAAGATGGGCCATGTGGTGCGGCTGGTGCCGCGCTGA
- a CDS encoding tetratricopeptide repeat protein produces the protein MRIILIIAALSSTLFLAACPVGAQTIIDPEAPPAGPAQPEADVDTPPIDDVPLIADDSKERLDELFAELRRTPDPRRARTVANSIWSQWHRSGSASIDLMMNWSNKALQDRKYAMALDFLDQVVMRAPDFAEGWNRRATLHFTMNNYAKSMNDIQKALELEPRHFGALSGLATILEQTGNEQAALEAWQRTLEVYPAMQAAQEAVIRLTDELAGAPT, from the coding sequence ATGCGCATTATCCTGATCATCGCCGCGCTGTCCTCGACGCTGTTTCTGGCGGCATGCCCCGTGGGCGCGCAGACCATTATCGATCCCGAAGCGCCGCCGGCCGGGCCCGCCCAGCCGGAAGCCGATGTCGACACACCGCCCATCGACGATGTGCCGCTGATCGCCGACGACAGCAAGGAACGCCTCGATGAGCTGTTCGCCGAACTCAGGCGCACACCGGACCCGCGTCGGGCCCGCACCGTGGCCAACAGCATCTGGTCGCAATGGCACCGTTCGGGCAGCGCCAGCATCGACCTGATGATGAACTGGTCGAACAAGGCGCTGCAGGACCGCAAATACGCCATGGCGCTCGATTTCCTCGATCAGGTGGTGATGCGCGCGCCCGACTTCGCCGAGGGCTGGAACCGCCGCGCGACGCTGCATTTCACGATGAACAACTACGCCAAGTCGATGAACGACATCCAGAAGGCGCTCGAACTCGAACCGCGCCATTTCGGCGCCCTGTCGGGCCTTGCCACGATCCTCGAGCAGACCGGCAACGAGCAGGCCGCGCTCGAGGCATGGCAACGCACGCTGGAGGTCTATCCGGCGATGCAGGCCGCACAGGAAGCCGTCATCCGCCTCACCGACGAACTGGCCGGCGCCCCCACCTGA
- a CDS encoding alpha/beta fold hydrolase, with product MNIAAIIAAALVALTLVLMLATRIGVFVIERRYPPQGQFATVNDTRMHFVRKPAGDGADLPPIVFLHGASGNLHDAMTIYADRLAGRADLVFVDRPGHGWSERGPAENAWPDGQARTLAALLDELGIERAIIVGHSFGGAVTVSFALHHPDRTVGTVFLAPVSHPWPGGVSWYYTLTSVPVIGWLFSETLAMPGAMMRIDAGTACVFAPNRPTERYAERIHLPLLFRPTHFRSNAIDVANLHDYVTETAPLYDRIETPSVIITGDKDTIVLPSIHSVGLARDLPNAELVRVHNLGHKPDHVVPELVTAALEQVAGQARDLQALARQAEARLAGDAHGPIERCLDSEVIRKEVEAAGFRID from the coding sequence TTGAACATCGCCGCCATCATCGCCGCCGCGCTCGTCGCGCTGACCCTTGTCCTGATGCTGGCGACCCGCATCGGCGTGTTCGTCATCGAACGGCGATACCCGCCGCAGGGCCAGTTCGCCACCGTCAACGACACGCGGATGCACTTCGTCCGAAAGCCCGCCGGCGACGGCGCCGACCTTCCGCCGATCGTCTTCCTGCACGGCGCGAGCGGAAACCTGCACGATGCGATGACGATCTATGCGGACCGGCTCGCCGGCCGGGCCGATCTGGTCTTCGTCGACCGGCCGGGCCATGGCTGGTCCGAGCGCGGGCCGGCCGAGAACGCCTGGCCGGACGGCCAGGCCCGCACGCTCGCCGCGCTGCTCGATGAACTGGGCATCGAAAGGGCGATCATCGTCGGCCACTCCTTCGGCGGCGCCGTGACCGTCTCGTTCGCGCTCCATCATCCCGACAGGACCGTCGGAACCGTGTTCCTGGCGCCCGTCAGCCATCCCTGGCCGGGCGGCGTGAGCTGGTACTACACGCTCACCTCGGTGCCCGTGATCGGCTGGCTGTTTTCCGAAACGCTCGCCATGCCCGGCGCCATGATGCGCATCGACGCCGGCACCGCCTGCGTCTTCGCGCCGAACCGGCCGACCGAGCGCTACGCCGAGCGCATCCACCTGCCGCTCCTGTTCCGGCCGACCCACTTCCGGTCAAACGCGATCGATGTGGCCAATCTGCATGACTATGTGACCGAGACCGCCCCGCTCTACGACCGGATCGAAACGCCGTCCGTGATCATCACGGGCGACAAGGACACGATCGTGCTGCCCTCGATCCACTCGGTCGGCCTGGCGCGCGACCTGCCCAACGCCGAACTCGTCCGCGTGCACAATCTGGGCCACAAGCCGGACCATGTCGTGCCCGAACTGGTCACCGCCGCGCTGGAGCAGGTTGCCGGGCAGGCGCGCGATTTGCAGGCGCTGGCCCGGCAGGCCGAAGCGCGTCTGGCCGGGGACGCCCATGGCCCGATCGAGCGTTGCCTCGACAGCGAGGTCATCCGCAAGGAGGTGGAAGCGGCCGGATTTCGCATCGACTGA
- the pyk gene encoding pyruvate kinase — MKRSRRVKILATLGPASSSEEMIAQLHDAGADLFRINMSHASQDLMRELVSRVRAVEKRAGHPIGLLADLQGPKLRVGKFADGKVSLEIGQTFTLDDDDTPGDETRVHLPHPEILEAVQPGHRLLIDDGRLQLAATASDGRSITCKVVSGTVISDRKGVSLPDTTLGVGALTDKDRSDLDAVLKEDIDWVALSFIQRPEDLAEVRKIARGRVALLSKVEKPQAVERIDEIIELSDAVMVARGDLGVEMPLESVPGIQKQITRKARRAGKPVVVATQMLESMIAAPVPTRAEVSDVATAVFEGADAIMLSAESAAGDYPVEAVKTMSQIASRVERDPTYPGIINAQRAEPQATGADAISAAARQIAETLELSAVVCYTASGTTGLRASRERPSVPIIALSPVVATARRLSLAWGLHCVVTDSEPSDLDDMVDRACRIAFAEKFAKPGDRIIITAGVPLGTPGATNMLRIAYIGSDGLSGI; from the coding sequence GTGAAACGCAGCCGCAGGGTCAAGATTCTCGCAACGCTGGGTCCGGCTTCATCCTCCGAGGAGATGATCGCCCAGTTGCACGATGCCGGCGCCGATCTGTTCCGCATCAACATGAGCCATGCCAGCCAGGACCTGATGCGCGAGCTGGTCTCGCGGGTGCGGGCGGTCGAAAAGCGCGCCGGTCACCCGATCGGCCTTCTGGCCGACCTGCAGGGCCCCAAGCTGCGCGTCGGCAAGTTCGCAGACGGCAAGGTCTCGCTGGAGATCGGCCAGACCTTCACGCTCGACGATGATGACACGCCCGGCGACGAGACGCGCGTTCATCTGCCCCATCCGGAAATCCTCGAAGCCGTGCAGCCGGGCCATCGCCTGCTGATCGACGACGGTCGCCTGCAACTGGCGGCGACGGCGAGCGACGGCCGGTCGATCACCTGCAAGGTCGTTTCGGGCACTGTGATCTCCGACCGCAAGGGCGTCAGCCTGCCCGACACGACGCTGGGCGTGGGCGCGCTGACCGACAAGGACCGCTCCGACCTCGACGCGGTGCTGAAGGAAGACATCGACTGGGTGGCGCTGTCGTTCATCCAGCGGCCCGAGGATCTGGCCGAGGTGCGCAAGATCGCGCGCGGGCGTGTGGCGCTCCTGTCGAAGGTGGAAAAGCCGCAGGCGGTCGAGCGGATCGACGAGATCATCGAACTGTCCGACGCGGTGATGGTGGCGCGCGGCGATCTGGGCGTCGAGATGCCGCTCGAAAGCGTGCCCGGCATCCAGAAGCAGATCACCCGCAAGGCGCGGCGCGCCGGCAAGCCGGTGGTCGTCGCAACTCAGATGCTCGAATCGATGATCGCCGCGCCGGTGCCGACGCGCGCCGAAGTGTCCGATGTGGCGACCGCCGTGTTCGAGGGCGCCGACGCGATCATGCTGTCGGCGGAATCGGCGGCCGGCGACTATCCGGTCGAGGCCGTCAAGACGATGTCGCAGATCGCCAGCCGCGTCGAGCGCGACCCGACCTACCCCGGCATCATCAACGCGCAGCGGGCCGAACCGCAGGCGACCGGCGCCGACGCGATCTCCGCGGCCGCACGGCAGATCGCCGAGACGCTCGAGTTGAGCGCGGTCGTCTGCTACACGGCCTCGGGCACGACGGGCCTGCGCGCCTCGCGCGAACGGCCGAGCGTGCCGATCATCGCGCTGTCGCCGGTCGTCGCCACCGCGCGGCGCCTGTCGCTCGCCTGGGGTCTGCATTGCGTGGTCACCGACAGCGAGCCGTCCGATCTCGACGACATGGTCGACCGGGCCTGCCGCATCGCGTTCGCCGAGAAGTTCGCCAAGCCGGGCGACCGCATCATCATCACGGCAGGGGTGCCGCTCGGCACGCCGGGCGCGACCAACATGCTGCGCATCGCCTATATCGGCTCGGACGGGCTGAGCGGGATCTGA
- a CDS encoding ArsR/SmtB family transcription factor: MTADPFEAIADPNRRHLLEELRRGGKTVGELALGLPISRPAVSQHLKVLLDAGLVSARAEGTRRIYSVRGSGFLPLNIWLDQFWNVADAPGATAV; this comes from the coding sequence ATGACCGCCGATCCGTTCGAAGCGATAGCCGATCCCAACCGTCGCCACCTGCTCGAGGAGCTCCGGCGCGGCGGCAAGACGGTCGGCGAACTGGCGCTCGGTCTTCCGATCTCGCGGCCGGCCGTCTCGCAGCATCTCAAGGTGCTTCTCGATGCCGGCCTCGTCAGTGCCCGCGCCGAGGGAACGCGCCGTATCTATTCGGTTCGCGGCAGCGGCTTCCTGCCGCTCAACATCTGGCTCGACCAGTTCTGGAACGTCGCCGACGCGCCGGGCGCCACGGCCGTCTGA
- a CDS encoding YdcH family protein, producing the protein MTSSDQDQAELRLQFARLKQDHADFDAAIEAMVKTGCNPLQIQRMKKKKLAIKDRMQEVEDQIIPDIIA; encoded by the coding sequence ATGACATCATCCGATCAGGATCAGGCGGAGCTTCGGCTTCAGTTCGCCAGGCTCAAGCAGGATCATGCCGATTTCGACGCGGCGATCGAGGCGATGGTCAAGACCGGTTGCAATCCGCTGCAGATCCAGCGCATGAAGAAGAAGAAGCTGGCCATCAAGGACCGGATGCAGGAGGTCGAGGACCAGATCATCCCCGACATCATCGCCTGA